From a region of the Narcine bancroftii isolate sNarBan1 chromosome 5, sNarBan1.hap1, whole genome shotgun sequence genome:
- the sdr39u1 gene encoding epimerase family protein SDR39U1 isoform X6 — MRVLIGYYRPSLSQEYNEESAGGDFEFMSRLVRDWEGAARLPEETGRSVRQVVVRSGVVLGKNGGALKWMLWPFRLGLGGSLGSGRQPFPWIHVDDLSGILLHAMEGSTVHGILNGVAPCLSTNAEFVGTLARCLGRPALLPVPGGVLQALLGPQRASMLLEGQWVVPQRTLESGYRYHFPQLAAALKDLVS, encoded by the exons GATATTACCGACCCAGTCTCTCCCAGGAATACAATGAGGAGAGTGCGGGGGGAGACTTTGAATTCATGTCGAGGTTGGTCAGAGACTGGGAGGGAGCTGCTCGTCTGCCCGAGGAGACAGGGCGATCTGTGCGGCAGGTGGTGGTGCGTTCAG GTGTGGTTCTGGGCAAGAATGGAGGAGCCCTGAAGTGGATGCTGTGGCCCTTCCGGCTGGGCCTAGGCGGTTCTCTTGGATCGGGCCGCCAGCCCTTCCCCTGGATCCATGTGGATGATCTGTCTGGTATCCTCCTGCACGCTATGGAGGGCAGCACAGTGCACGGAATCCTGAATGGTGTGGCACCCTGCCTCAGCACCAATGCGGAATTTGTGGGCACACTGGCCAGATGCCTGGGACGGCCTGCTCTGCTCCCGGTGCCCGGGGGTGTACTCCAAGCTCTGCTAGGGCCCCAGAGGGCAAGCATGCTGCTCGAGGGGCAGTGGGTGGTACCTCAGCGCACTCTGGAGAGTGGCTACCGCTACCACTTCCCCCAGCTGGCGGCTGCCTTGAAGGACCTGGTGTCCTAA
- the sdr39u1 gene encoding epimerase family protein SDR39U1 isoform X2, translating to MRPSGATRRALQDEGSDRWDAEYEAEVQSSRLETTRTLRDAIIRARSPPHAWVLLTGVGYYRPSLSQEYNEESAGGDFEFMSRLVRDWEGAARLPEETGRSVRQVVVRSGVVLGKNGGALKWMLWPFRLGLGGSLGSGRQPFPWIHVDDLSGILLHAMEGSTVHGILNGVAPCLSTNAEFVGTLARCLGRPALLPVPGGVLQALLGPQRASMLLEGQWVVPQRTLESGYRYHFPQLAAALKDLVS from the exons GTGGGATGCTGAATATGAGGCGGAGGTACAGTCCAGCCGGTTGGAGACGACCAGGACCCTGAGGGACGCAATCATCAGGGCCAGGAGCCCTCCACATGCATGGGTGCTGCTGACTGGAGTTG GATATTACCGACCCAGTCTCTCCCAGGAATACAATGAGGAGAGTGCGGGGGGAGACTTTGAATTCATGTCGAGGTTGGTCAGAGACTGGGAGGGAGCTGCTCGTCTGCCCGAGGAGACAGGGCGATCTGTGCGGCAGGTGGTGGTGCGTTCAG GTGTGGTTCTGGGCAAGAATGGAGGAGCCCTGAAGTGGATGCTGTGGCCCTTCCGGCTGGGCCTAGGCGGTTCTCTTGGATCGGGCCGCCAGCCCTTCCCCTGGATCCATGTGGATGATCTGTCTGGTATCCTCCTGCACGCTATGGAGGGCAGCACAGTGCACGGAATCCTGAATGGTGTGGCACCCTGCCTCAGCACCAATGCGGAATTTGTGGGCACACTGGCCAGATGCCTGGGACGGCCTGCTCTGCTCCCGGTGCCCGGGGGTGTACTCCAAGCTCTGCTAGGGCCCCAGAGGGCAAGCATGCTGCTCGAGGGGCAGTGGGTGGTACCTCAGCGCACTCTGGAGAGTGGCTACCGCTACCACTTCCCCCAGCTGGCGGCTGCCTTGAAGGACCTGGTGTCCTAA